The segment taatatttaattaattataagctGTCTAGGGTTTTGGGTGCTTTATTATTCTAATACAAATGAGGTTTGGATGTTAGCTTATGTTTACTACAATCTTGTCACCAATTGGCCAGCATGGCCAAACACTTGGTGACGATGCCGGCCATTGATCTCAATCGATCAAGCCGGCTCACATTGCACTAACCGTAATATTAATGTCTTATTAACATCTATTAATCATATCTCCACGACGATAAATTCTTTTACCTAACTTTTGCCGGCGTTTTAGTACTATGGTTTAGCTGTACGCTAtacattattaataaataaacatatttcactttccaatttttttatatacgaACAAAAGTGATTAAAGTTAAATTACAGAACATAATTATCTTTTAACACATGGATCGACTTTTTAATTAATACGTGGATGCATGCATGTGTCTGCAGATAGTTAAGAACTTAGGGATACAAAAGAATATGCTCTTAATATGTTGGAAAAtttgaactaaaaataaatatacatttttttactaggtctatttaaaagaataagttgggttttttttttttttttttgtaaagttaATAGAATCACActcaacatgaaaaatatgtatgGATATGTATACAATCACATGGCACATACTATTGAGCATAGAAACTTCACTTGAGAGTGAAGAGTAGAGGCACTCCAAAAGCAGTGATGCTAAAATTGAAAAGTAGCAAAGGGCACCTTCCAAGGAAAGATTATTGAGTTACTCTCTCCTTTGTCCTTGTCTTCTCTCCCCCCATGCCTTGTAACATAATTAAAACTTAAGATAAGATGCCCTACTTTGGCTTTATGCTTGGTCAAGCTCAACCCCCTATTCATTAACATCCATGACCTAACTCTACAACCGACCTTACCTTGTTCCCCATTGAGTTATTCTCACTCTTGCCACCTTCATATATCATATACCCCTTTATACACTACTACCCCCATTTCATTTTCCAATCATTTTTCCTTCCCCACTCTTCCCATCAATTGTCACCCTCAAAACAGTCCCTTTTGTTGGATTTCAACATACAAACAATTTTGGAAGATGAtgattcaatttattttaattatttgacaaCCTTGGTTAAAACAATCTTACCCTAAACCTTACTCTATCTTATTTGAAGAAGCTTGTGTTAAACCCTTATGGTTTTAAGAAATAAGGTAAATGGGCATGTAATGTTTAACCACTAGATGAATGAATGGACATGGTTGGTTGAAGGACAAAGGGGTTGAtgaaagtgaaaaaaagaaaaagaaaaaaaaatagtgggtTGGGGATGCATTATATAGTGTGGCCATGTGGAAACCAGTGATTAAATAATTAACATGATTAGAAAGCTCCATTAATTAGTCACAAAACATACATTAAGCTTTAATCAAATCATAGTCATTAGGCTTTGTTGTTTGGGCATTTCTCACACTCAACTGCTTCTACTAGCAAGTTGGTTCAGATGctctctgtctctgtctctctctttctactctctctctctctctctctcttataaatatatattatatttatatgctAATCATAAAGGTACATGTGTTCCTTTCCCTGAGAGTAATAATGGTGCATGTGTTAGTGAGCAAGTACTCACCAGCAATATTGCTTAGAGAATACACAAAAGAgtgaataaaaattcaaaagaagtagaaaaatagaaacaaaaattcaagaaaataattgaaattgttGGGTTGGGACCCATTTCTCACCTATTGTTTTTGGATGGATCAGGCTGGCTCAGGGTTAGCAGGCTTGGCCTCTCTCATCCTCTCATCAATTAATAAACTCTGTTTATTTGTTGCCTTTTAGTTAACAAGCAAAGAGGTCCTTTCACCTAGTCTTATTGCATCTCTCTTATCCAAACCCATGTGGGTGTGTTACAACTTACAAGAACCAAAGATTGGTTCATACAATAGGACATGATAGCTTTTTGAGTCCACTAGGAGTCCCTTCTTCCATTAGTGCTTGCCTTAATACTAAAACCCATCAAAACTAATCCTAATCTCATCTCTCATCATCCCCATTTTGGCCTTTTTCTGAAAATACCCTGTgtaaaatttagtttaattcaagaaacaaatcattttttttcttttcactttcaaTCTTACATGCTATTGACTTAATTGCATCCATCCATAGAGTTTCCATgatgataatataaatatgtaagtACTTTGTGTGTGGGAAGCAATGAAATGATTATTGAAGAAGGATTTAAATCAAGATTGattggaaaaatatatttatttatctaacCATGGTTAGATGACTTATGATCATTGACttaatttttaccattttttttaaaatatggataagatatgttaaaaatattttttctaagtcAAAAGTCTATAAACTTCCATACCAATGGTGGACATTGAATGTAATTTTAGGCTTTGATTTTAGACAATTACTTTAATCTCTAGTTTAAATGGAGACTAATATACTCCGTTTAATTCTACCTATTTTTCCACTTTAATTTCTAAACTACTTTTTACGGGATTAATCACTTTTAACTATGTGAGTAATTCACTTATAAActcattttaaaagaaaacttacatttactatgaaaaatagttGATAGGTATGcaaaatattaagaagaaatATCGTGTAAGTAATAAGAGAGTTTGTTGTTAGTGAAATAGTTGACAAGTGAACGAAGGGGTCTAACCTATCGATAGATTACTTAAATAATTCATAAGGATAGATAGCAATAGCACAAAATTAATTTACCGACTCAAATGGAAGAAGTGACATAATCTATAGGGTTCAACGTGTTTAATcataaacatttcaaataaaacaaaaaaattataatttgtgcAATTCATATATAAGGTTAAGTCAATTGGAGTAGGTGAAGAAGGCATTTAATTAGGTAGGGGAAGTATAAAGTGAACATCTAAAATATATCTTGAATTATTCCCAATTTTTTCATGAAGAGAATAAGTCTAAGCTTATCACTCATGGTTCAATAATCCTAGAATCATTCCCTACAATATGCTAAcatattccttttttctttctaaatatGCACACTGATATTCTCACTAGGAGAAATCTGAAATTTCTGTCACTTGGAAGTACTTTTTCTTATCAACACCCATTAAATGGATTCTAAATACCTTCAAGCAAAGTGACTTAAGTTGAACAGAGCCATTTGAATTGGTTTAGGCAgtcaaattaacaaatatatattgaatATGGTCCAATTCCAGAGTGGTTAAATAGTGAAAACAAGGATACAGGAATATGTATGTATATCTTGTAAGACTTCAACTAGAAGGCACTCTAGTTTAAGATTACTTTTGCAGGGGAgatcaaataaagaaagataTAAAATCACAAATGTTGATAATGGTATTGGTAACTGAATCATAAAGAGTTCAGACCTCACGTCCAAACAAATGGCTAATATTCATAGTTGGGTATTAGAGTAACCACTTTGCAACAAGCATAAGGACCTATGGCCCTTTGGATAGTTGGAAAGGCATCAGTTAAAAAAGGAGTACATGGGACTCCCAGATGATCTCATACTTCACACTTGTTCATCTATTTCAGGGGTGGTCATGGCTCTAAAACTTGATTGAAAAGGACAAGAAAGAAGATGAGGTTTCTTTAATAGAAAGAGTGGCTAATGACATAGTGTTATAGGCACTGCCTTTTCAAAGTCCACAacttggagagagagagagaggtgtgaATTGATCACTATCATATAATAACAAAAGCATCTCTTTATTTATGAATGAGAGCTGAGCATGAAATGTTGAAGTGTTCAAAAGGGTTGTGGTATtccaaatgaaaatgatagaaaGCACAACATTCATGTCTTCAAAGAACATATTCTCATAGTGCCATACTGTTATTGCAGATTACAAGAGTGTAATCCCACTTCACTAGTAGCCATCTGCCTTTTTGACTGCCTAATTTTAGTGCTCCAAAATCAGTTAAAAAGATATTGTAAAGATATtgctttatttatgttttatgcCCTGACTCAGAGAGgaacatgtaaaaataaataaatcaaaatccagGATCTGATAGAAAATATTGCAGATAAATGGAGCCACTGAAAGAGCTGAATGTTGAATGCATGAATAAGACAGGCAATTTCACTCTCTATATTCTTCCACCATATGAGTGATGGGTTCTGAGTGTTTGTAATGAACAACTGAAAAAATTATGGGTTTCAACAAAAAGTAGCATAGAATGGGGAAAGAGGGATGTAAACACATGCCCTTAAAGACCATGTCTGAACATTATAGTCACAAAAGTCATGTGTGTTCAGAAATGGTGGCTTCACTTTTTCTTAGGACAAGCATGCCTGGTAAAGCATCTGCCCTTAGAATAAAAGCATATATACTGCCTTCATTTTGATTGCAATAAACGCATGGATTTCTTCTTCAGTCACATTCCAAAGTCAAAAGCAGCATTAGCATAAGCTTGTTCTTGTTTAAACAAATCTGCACATTTctcaaacaaacaagaaaatagaATGAGTTCTTTAATGAACTTTGCATTAGAATAAGATAACTCAGGATTACATAATAGAAACCCCATTCCCCCTAACAACTAAGAATTTCTTCTTCTAATACCCCCTCCTCCCAATAGAGAGATACCTACAACGAGAGTACAGCACTGGGGGCTTTGTACTGAGGTGGGAATAGAATCACACAATTCACAACTAAGAAGATCCCATGGGAGATACACATGAAAACCAACCTTCTCCTAAAACAGTATCTTACATTGAAGGTAGGGTTTTCATCTACCACCATATATATGAATGTACAAAGGAAATTGTGACTCCCCTACTTTCtatgaaaaagaacaaaaggaattttcttgTAGATTCATCTGACAAGCAAATACTAAGACGCCCAAACTTTCCAAATTGTCTTGGAAGCAAGATAAAACTGCTGAAGCAAACACTAAATCAAGCCCTGACCATCTGCTCCCTTCTACGTCCCAGTACCAGCTCCAAAAACCTCTTCAATCATACTGCAAGTTGATAACAAATCAACTTTAGTTTTGGAGCAAGTCACATACCCAACATCCCATACTTTAGCATCACAGGGCTCCAAAGCATACCCATGGCCACCCAACCAGTGGTCACCATTGCCAGCCTTCGCTTGGGTCCTTTGTGAGTCAGCCCCCGTATTGGAGGATGTGCATGAGCCATCTTTGATGCCATGGTCTCCCTTTCCATCCCAGGGAACATCTGAAAGCTGACAAATGGAATCAGAACCAGAATTGTTTAGTAACTTGTCAGTGCATGATTCTGAAATATCAAGGATGTCCATCCCACTACCATAATTTACATTCTCGTTATCACCACGAGTTCCATCCCCAATATCCTCATATTTTCGTTTATCATCTGCATGACATGGATTATAACTAGGATCCTCTTGATATATCGGGGATTCAACAACAGAATCCTCATCTTCCTCTGTCATTTCATGTTCATCATTGCAATAATCAGTCTCCGGCCACTCATCATTATCACTGTCAATGTTCTCTGGGTCATATCTGTTCTGTTCTGCCCGTTTTCGAAGCATGAACACGTTAAAATAATAGCTGACTATTTCCCTTGTAGTTCGGGAAGGGAAGACTAAGGAAAGATTGTCCCAAAAATTCTTACCCAATGACACTGGATTAGAGAAGACAACCTCGTGAAATAATTGTTCTTCCTCTTCATTCCATTTCTCTGCAACTTCCTCTCCCATGTCATGCAAACCCAGCTTTACAAACCTCTCCTCTCCAAGGGTTCCTCTAAGTTTCTCTCTTGCTTCCACAATATGTTGTCTTACACATCTGACAGAACCCCTATCATGACAGCTACAATCAGTTCTACCATTTCCGACTACAGCATCGTTGCAAAATGATTCTGACTTGGGCATTGGCATTACACATGTCCCAATCAGCCTTTtctcatcaatgttaccaaCACTGAGTTCCAAGCCTGAAGCTTGTGGAGAGAAAATTACTTGTTCAGATGTTTCTAAGTAATCTAATGAATCCATGATACCCTGGCTCCATGCTGGAACATCAACTTGATGCTCTGATCCAATGGGGACAGATTTTCGGGGAGGATAATCCAAAAGAGATAAATAGTAGTCATCAGAGTCGTTGGATGCCCTCACTGGACTGTCAGAACTAAAATATTCTGGAAACAGTGATACATCAATTGGTGCCTCTGACCTGGCATCATCTTCACTAGTACTGCTGGTGGCCCATGATGAGGTGGAAATGCAGCCACGCATAAAGGTTTCAGTGTCTTTAGCACTTACTGGAAAATCAGTACAGAAGCCACTGAGCAGCTTCTCATCACCTTcagttttactttttaataattctcCCTCACCTTCAGCAAATTAGATTAGGTGAGCTAATAAGTTAATCAAACAATAacaaatacacacacacacacacacatatatatattcgTGTCTGATCATCTTTTCATACAACTGatttgtgaaaaatgaaaaacatgcatgcaacataaatattttttttgtttgtaggATATTATTAAATTGTCCCATGTATTCAATCAATCACAGTTCACGCTCATCCAAACTCAATAATCAAGGCGATTCTGGGCATACAAAGATGGTTCAAGTATGTATATAAGGTGACTTTTCTTAAAAGGTACATTCAGGCACATGAAGATGGAGTACAAAGATTCAGCTATTCTACATTTTGGAGCTCCATGTGAgcatttggtaaaatttaatacttaatgcTTAATGACTTAAAGTTCAATTacacttaagtcattaaattgattcactaatattatttttacatttaagctttaataacttaaattaaatcattgaaTCATATTAAGTCATCAAGTTGATTTATCAAGCACCCTCTAAGCTAATGACTAAGAAAACTTAAATCCCTTATAGAATGTTCCCGCAACCACATGTTCTGCAATCTTCTGTGCAGAAGATGTATCGCAATTTGGAACTGGTTCAAAAGGAAGTCCAGAAATCAGATGACCCGCATCAAGTCAGTAGAAATGAGTAATAAATTTTGCagtagaaaatattaaaatcacacCTCCTATTTCTACTTTGTGGCATAGACAATTATGAAAAGTGATCAGATGAACTTTAAACTTTGCCTTAAGCACTCATAAGTTATTGGGGACTAAATAAGCTCTTTCTCACCTTGAACACGAGGCTTCTGAAGAGGATCATCAAAAGGAACAaattccaaaaatgaaattagatgaTGATTATGTTCTAATTGTCTGGGGTGCTTAGAAGAAATCTCGTATAATTCCTCATCATCAAATGGACGCTTCTGTACCATGTTTAACTGCAAGACAGAAaggaaacaaattaataaaaaataagagatcAAAGAAAGATTGAACTTATATCAAGATGCACCCATCTAGAATtttaaagatgaagaaaaagaaggagagCAAAGCATTTAATGCCAGACCACATAAAAGAGAAGTACAAAAATTTCACTTGCATTTCATTGATCTCTCTGGGTGGTAATATATGTTATACTTACCTCTGTTTGTCAGCAACAGTCCCCTAACTAGCGTACAACTATCACATGAAGGAAACTATGTAATCCTTCAGGCTCTAATGTTCAAACAATACCAACCAAATGCATGTTAACATTATTATCTGATTGTCTTGAAAGAATTGTTTCAGAATCTATTACTCAACTCAAGCATCAGAATGCAAAACTTTTACCCACTAAAGAATTTAGGaattagaaaacattttattcTAAATGCATGGTTTTCAATATAAAGAATGAGTATCACATGTATTAAGACCAAATCAAGAACTAAATATGAAATGAAATTCAGACCACCAAAGTGATTATATCTCTTTGTTAATTTTGGCTTCTCTGTAGtcatgaaaataacaaaatcaaaatgacTACCAAATATTAACATGATATCAGATGATAGCATGGTTGCAACTAGAACTTCTCCTAGGAAAGATGCATCTCAAAACAGGTGGGCATCTATTCAAAGAAGTACAGACACATAGCCCTGACATTTCACAATATTCACATGGAATGAGGGTTCTCAATTCATTGAAACATCCATGTTCATTGCCTGTTTCTAAAAGAGATCCAACAACTTGTTATTCCatcatatatatgatatatctaAATAGATGGTGATAAATCACGATTGAACATCACAATTCCATTCCAATGAGATATAAGCCAGAGTTAGTTTCATGTGGAGCTGAAAGAAATTGGTTAAGTTGTTCTCTTGAAATCAGGCAACACAACATACTTGCAGAActaaatcttaaatttaatttctccacCTCCTTCACTCCTAATACAAGATTATGCTTTCTTCCAAACTGAAAAACTATTCTGTCTAAATTGAAAAATGACTAAATTGAATATTTGACCACAAAAGGCATTTGATcattaaaaaagtattttttttttaattatttctcttCTGTGGTAACCAAAAGTTTTCTATCACTAATAGAGGGTGACATAAATATATGTTCTCGTTCTAGcatatgtttttaaaagaatctgAGCATCAAACCCACTATTTTGCACACATTAATTAAGCAGATTGACCACCTCCAGAAAATACCACAAGTTTCATCCTTATGATAAGGAAGATAGAAAAATTGCATTTAAGTAAAAAGAATACCAAGTACAGACACCATGCTGACTTGGGCAAATAGACAAACATGCAATCATATCACAATATTCTTATAGCACTTTAAACTAGTAAATCTAAACCCACTAATGCTTTACAGAAACGAAGTAATTCTACACAACATTTTCAAACCAATGCAACACAATGAAGGGTATCTAGTATAACACCCAAGTCCATAAATTGTAACAGGCTATGCACCAACTTTAGTCCAATGATCAGGCAGGCCAAGAAGGAGAAACCATAGGACTATCGATTTGAGCACATATAAATGAGCCACCACTTGTAATTAAggacaaaataaagaaagttagTGAGGGCGGCCCACATTTACTAAAAGGGAATACCAAGACACTAACCtaatattttactaataattcaatttaaatttattttttcttttagctaaaaatgataatgatttCTGAAATTAGCTCCAAGGAATGGTCTATATACCTCCAAAAATTCGTCGTCCAATGGAAAAGAAGCCTTCGATTGATGAGTAATCAAGAAACAGAAACTTATTTCTAGACAAAATTGGAGGTTTCCCCAACCCAATTAAAGCAGAGAAGCAAAACCCCAATTTGATTGAAACCCTAAtcctgataaaaaaatattttcaacaaagtccccaaaattaaggaaattaaTGACAATAAAGTAACAAAAACTCTATTTCTCGATGAAATCTGATCTTTCCCCAGATCAATTAAAGAAGAGAAGCAAAACCCCCAATTCAATCGAAACCCTAACCTCGatccaaaaattttaaacaaaatcttcaaaattacaCCCGAACCACCTTAAAGAAATCAGTTAATTTCAGAGAATTCACACCGATCCCAACAGATCTGTTGTTCCAATGAACAATAAAGAACCCAAATCTTAGAAACcctaaaaacccaaaaaaaattcaaaatcagaGCCAAACGAGAAAGAAAAACGTAAAAACCAGAACAAGAATGGATTTATCAAGAAAAGAACAGACAGATCTGAGCTCGAGACACGCAGATCGGGGGGTCTCTGAAACCCTAACCTAGAATCGGATTTACGGAACGGCTGGGGCTAAAATTGGGATGAATCGATcgataataaaaagaattaaaagaatcGGACGTTGATTTGAGAATCAAGGCTATCGATCTAGATGGAATCGAACTAGAGAAGAGAGATAGAACACGTTCGTGAATGACGAAAAAGGGTAAAGCTAGGGTTTGCCGTTTTTGTAACAGACGGTCCGAAAAAAGAAACCCGACAACCCTTTTCACACTAAACCGGGCTGCGATAATGATCCTAAACTACACAAATACCCTTACACTCCCAATCTCATCCTACCAATTTATAGGggtaattttgtaaaattttatttttattaaaataagtggTCTTACAATATacttattgttttaaaaataaataaatgaaaatattaaaattttgaattttcctcccaacattttccaatttttcgcCTTCTATATTAAAGATAATGAATTTAATCATATacaagttttttattaattttccttgtattttcttttcttttcttttatatttgcaTGACTAATTGGGTAaccaaatttgattaaatagaaataatataattttttttttaacaaattagtTAAAGTATTGGGGTGTCATTTGCAACCTTCCATGATGTAAGCGtttattgattatatatatatatatatatatatatatatatatatatatatatttatttatttttatagatattATAGTTTTGGTCGggctagaaaaaaaatatatgtttagCAATTATAGAataagagaaattaaaaaaattgatacattttttttttctattttgacaatttttttatgtcaataGTTAGTacattaatgttttaattttctaaaaaatgagtAAGAAGTAGATAAATTgtggatattaattttttatttttgaatttggaaatcaaaaacctttttttatatctttagttttaaaattttattaataagttttagaaaataaaaataaagcaccaacataatttttttattttttatttttatttaaaaaattattaaatatatttccaaatatctCAATGTATTGAAATTTATTCCaatggtaaaaaaattgaagattaataatataatattttgattcttcaaaaaattactatgtttattattttataacatttgtcTCTAACATAAGAATGTATTAGCTAAAAGTGATTAATGCATTTCTCATGGTTGAGTCAATCACGAAATctgaagaagagaaaaacaatGTTAGTTTGTGTCTACTCTTCTCAAGTTTCAATAGTGTtgaaggttccactaattcaaggttTATCAAGCCTTTACTCATA is part of the Vitis riparia cultivar Riparia Gloire de Montpellier isolate 1030 chromosome 17, EGFV_Vit.rip_1.0, whole genome shotgun sequence genome and harbors:
- the LOC117904577 gene encoding uncharacterized protein LOC117904577, which encodes MVQKRPFDDEELYEISSKHPRQLEHNHHLISFLEFVPFDDPLQKPRVQGEGELLKSKTEGDEKLLSGFCTDFPVSAKDTETFMRGCISTSSWATSSTSEDDARSEAPIDVSLFPEYFSSDSPVRASNDSDDYYLSLLDYPPRKSVPIGSEHQVDVPAWSQGIMDSLDYLETSEQVIFSPQASGLELSVGNIDEKRLIGTCVMPMPKSESFCNDAVVGNGRTDCSCHDRGSVRCVRQHIVEAREKLRGTLGEERFVKLGLHDMGEEVAEKWNEEEEQLFHEVVFSNPVSLGKNFWDNLSLVFPSRTTREIVSYYFNVFMLRKRAEQNRYDPENIDSDNDEWPETDYCNDEHEMTEEDEDSVVESPIYQEDPSYNPCHADDKRKYEDIGDGTRGDNENVNYGSGMDILDISESCTDKLLNNSGSDSICQLSDVPWDGKGDHGIKDGSCTSSNTGADSQRTQAKAGNGDHWLGGHGYALEPCDAKVWDVGYVTCSKTKVDLLSTCSMIEEVFGAGTGT